The DNA window CAGCGCGAGTAAATCATCCGCAGGCAATGCCGCAAGGTCCCCCAGCCCCATGCCCATGGTTTCCTGAAGCGCGGTATCAACAACTGCTGCAACTTCTGTAGTTTGACCATCTTGTTTTAGCTTCAGCACGCGTGTCAGAACCTGCACAAGTTGCTGGATTTGCCTTAAGATAAAATCGCGCTGAATCATTCGCCTGTCCCCTGCCCGCTTACATTGCGTTAACTGCTTGCCATATATCCGGGTCTACGGGGACACCTTGTGCAAGGTTCTCTGCCCGGCGGGTAAGGGTACGTTCTCCCGGGAAATAAACCTGCTCGCCTTCGCCAGCCTCAACTGCATGTAAGTGATCAACAATGCTGTCCAACACGCTATCACGTAGCGCCGGCTGGGTTACGGGTGACACGGCAAGAAAAAACTGAGAAAGCCCTGTTTCGTAGAGCGGGTCTTTCGAGATCTGGTGCGTAGCATTGCCCGCAGATAATGCCGCTGCTATGGCATCCAGTACAATAGAAAGCGCAGAGCCCTTCCAAAAGCCAATCGGCAACGGGCGCCAGGTAGATTCGATTGCTGCCGGATCACGGGTAATATTGCCCAGTTGATCGAAGCCGCCAGGAACGGGCAAGGTTTTGCCTGCTTTCCGATAAGAAGCAAGCGCCCCATACGAAAACTG is part of the Bacteroidota bacterium genome and encodes:
- the yiaK gene encoding 3-dehydro-L-gulonate 2-dehydrogenase yields the protein EPVKVGGHAGIEQWDGQAGPGNLNAHACMKRALTLASSYGVGAVALRNTNHWMRGGTYGWQAANAGCVGICWTNTNPNLPPWGAVEAGVGNNPLVISIPREKGHIVLDMAMSQFSYGALASYRKAGKTLPVPGGFDQLGNITRDPAAIESTWRPLPIGFWKGSALSIVLDAIAAALSAGNATHQISKDPLYETGLSQFFLAVSPVTQPALRDSVLDSIVDHLHAVEAGEGEQVYFPGERTLTRRAENLAQGVPVDPDIWQAVNAM